In Capsicum annuum cultivar UCD-10X-F1 chromosome 8, UCD10Xv1.1, whole genome shotgun sequence, the genomic window TGCCTAAGTAGAAATTGATGTTCAGTTGAAGGAGTTATCTTACTATGTCCGAACATTTAGTAATAGGTTATTTACGGCAAGAACTCGATAGTGAAAATGAGGTTTCAAAACGTTATCAAATTGTTGATTCGAAAAGAGCACTTCCTTTTGCAAGCATCCACACTAGAAATTCTGATTGTACAAGAATGATTTTTCACAAACTAATTTATACACAATCAAAGAAAGAGAAATCCTTGATTGAATTACTTGGGTCTAAGCTCAACGCCCTCAACAATAAGCCCTCCTTTGAGGTGCTCACCTTTAACTTCTTTAAGGCACATTGTAACTTCTTTGTGATTCACTCCATCACAATAAAATTCACCCAATTCAACCTCCAACCATCCATCTGCTCTTTCGCATAGCGAACGCTCTTGGCCTCCTCTATCAACTCTTGATCTCAATGTCTCGACTCTGTGTCTCATTAGCACCATTTCCAGTTCTTGTTTCCTATTGTTGGCATAGTTACGGCGTAGGTACACGATTCCTTTCGATTCGTGGTTGTCTACATTGACGGACACCTCCGATGGCAAGGAGTCTAAGCCAAAAGCACGACCAGCCAGGTTGACAATGAGGTAGGCTCCATATGTTGTACGAGGTGACAACATTCGAGTGTTTATTTTTCCTTTGATTTCTAGCCAACATACCATAATAAGCTCCACACCTTCTGGAAATCTGCTGGAATTACAAAGAGAATTGTACTAAATGTAAAATAACTAGTGCTTTATTATAAGTTCTCTCTTTACATCAATTGAGAAACTGCACAAATAGTATACCATCAAGTCATTTTCATGGCAACACATTTTAACCTCATCGGAGAGATTAATCAAGTAGATCAAAGTCAAATATGGcgagaattatttaatatataaatgtggTCCTTTTCACCATCTAATAGTGAATTGAACTGATCTTTATCCACCAGTTTGAAGAAttttatgacattattttttaatttctttttgcaATTTATACTAACTTCAacattttaaaactaatttatgtCTAATAAGACTAATTATCTGGGATTGCGTAGGCATCTAGGACTAGACGAAACAGATAATACGTAATCATTTTATTAAATACAAGAATTAGTCcataattttcatttatttttttttgtagaaaatatagaaaaatgaaAGGAGAAACAATTACGTAATACTACCTTGAGTGAAGGAGGGGTTTCCAGCACCAGTAGAGGGGATTGGTGGACCAAGTAATTGACAGCTCCCTTGCACTCAACATGTAACATTTTTTACTCGTTGCCCGATCTATTGAAAAGCTCtgcaatatatatgtatgtttcaacataaataaggaaaatgaaaGGACACAATATTTCATTATCATCAATTTATCATTTGTGGACGTTGTTAAGGAAAATGAGAGGACCCAAAGGGTGTTTTGGTAGGAAGAAAAATACTTTTCACGTGAAAATATTTTCCTGAAAAGTAGTactatatgattttttaaaatttattttctcatgtttggttagTCAGCAAAATTTATTATTCCTTTGGAATTAAATATGATTTAGGCAAACAAAATTAGAGGCGAGGAACGGTCCGGTGTATAGCTGTAAGAGGGCTAGCAGGAGACGATCATCGTGGAACATTATCTGTGTAGTCATATTTCTTTTAATGATCTTATTTttctaacaaaaatattttaatcgaGAAAATAAGCAGGTGCACGAACGTACCTTGCTACCACCATCAATAAGGAGAGGGCTAAAGAACTTGAGAAACAGCTCTTTCTTTGACGCAAAAACAATAGGCAACACTAATCTTTCGATGATTTCTCGATAATCAGAGGGCAAAAATTTCTCCCATAACAAGTCAGACACAGCTGCATCACGAACCATAGTCGAAATCAAAGACAATTGACAAGCATCATGAGGAGATGTGAAGGAGAGGATTTGAACCATACAATCTTCTGGCAAGAGGTAAAGTTTCATCTCACTTTCATTTGCCATGATGAGAACTTATGAGTATATAAAACTTAGAAATGACTCATGTATATATTTATGGAGAAGGAAATGAGAGGAACTAATATATAATAAGGAGAAGATCGGTATGACCTTCCTAATAATGACGACATGAAATTAACATATGAGGACATTACCACGGAAAACCACATGCGTACAATTTTACAATCCAACTTGAACATTTGACAATTAGGGGTCGTGGTCCTTTAAGTTGTcttgaaattttactaaaattattcaatttaaaaatatctttattattgatgttgtacattaaatatttttactatttaaattCGAATCGTTTAAAcacattttaaaaattcaatataaatataaaatatatatataatataattgtgatgatatgataaaataacaaattaaataatacCATTTGGCATGtgaattcaaaaaaatatcaagaaaataataatagtgaAAGAAAATCTATAATCCAATttacaattttttattaaaaaacataaagaaaaagaaaatcaacttTTCCCTACCTCCCCACTCTCCCCAATCATTTTCTTCTCCATCAAATtctgtaattttatttttcaaaatttttttagcaattttatttcttaaaagttTTTTAATGACGTATTAGTGtcaatttatatttattgttgtcttttcttcttcttgtgttATGGGttccttaaaatttgaattctttaATAGTAATATAAAGAAAGTAATTTCAGATTCATATCAAATTagccccaaaaaataaaatttcaccgGAGAAATTTTTTGTATTAgtttcaatttatatttattgcaatcttttcttcttcttgtgttatggacttcttaaaatttaaattctttaataatatcaacaaagtaatttTAGATTCATTTCAAGTCAGccgaaaaaaataaagttttgtcGAAAAATTTTTTGGTCCAATTTGATCTTTATTTTTCTGATAAGATTTTATTCTACATTTTTAATGTTAAGCTTCAAATTTGCTGCCTTCTtgctactaattttttttttttaaaaaacaacaacttcatcaagaattaaattttcaagaactcaagtgaaagattgaagaaaatattttaattttcagatCAATGAGCAgaaaaatttatctcaaaatactcTGTAAAAATAAATTtgctaagaattaaaaaaaaaattatagatgaaGAAGGCTGCTAAGAGAAGCGCTGGGGAGGGTGGGGGGAggggcttttttttttttttttaaattaaaattgtcaTTATTAGAAGtgtattaatgatttttttttttaaaaaaatcattgaaTATTCTATTTACGCTCCTAAGGAGAGTGAATAACACTTTGCTTGCCACATCAGTACTTTGTGTCTGATAGATGTAGAATTGAATAGGCTAGGGGCTTGATAGGTACATGTTGAGTTGAGgaatttaagtaaaattttggGACAACTTTAAGTGACTAGCGATGACTTAAGTCTTTAACAACTGGTTCTAAACTTACAGCGTAGAGATTAGTTATAggaaaatttatatattatttatgttggATTTCTCCCTTCTCtgtattaaataatatatgttataaatatatttacattatagtgaatgtctatcaagatctactttgatatctattaggatttgaatcaTCTggcttttactcagactaggagtaaattttccctataaatggaggagttttgttcattgtatttataatcttatgatctctcatccctcaagaagtaataagaattactctctcttctctctctactcttcttctttgttctttcttactttataacacgttatcagtacgagactctgccaaacaaggtgagattataaatttgaaggatttcaaggttggTAATTCTTTATGTtgtctttcttttgctactattaatataattattattgaatttgaggaaaaataattggtttggaactatttatattttaaatttattcctcaaaaataatattatcaaaaaggatgataatatgttgggttcaagtcccatcaattcatgcctaagacgtctttatatggataagatgttgagtttgaatctcaatacaccatattgatgatattatgatagttaaggcaaaataatgagtgtttaatgaaaattcatgaaattcgacccattgaatatgct contains:
- the LOC107839646 gene encoding F-box protein PP2-B15 isoform X1, whose protein sequence is MANESEMKLYLLPEDCMVQILSFTSPHDACQLSLISTMVRDAAVSDLLWEKFLPSDYREIIERLVLPIVFASKKELFLKFFSPLLIDGGSKSFSIDRATSKKCYMLSARELSITWSTNPLYWCWKPLLHSSRFPEGVELIMVCWLEIKGKINTRMLSPRTTYGAYLIVNLAGRAFGLDSLPSEVSVNVDNHESKGIVYLRRNYANNRKQELEMVLMRHRVETLRSRVDRGGQERSLCERADGWLEVELGEFYCDGVNHKEVTMCLKEVKGEHLKGGLIVEGVELRPK
- the LOC107839646 gene encoding F-box protein PP2-B15 isoform X2, which gives rise to MANESEMKLYLLPEDCMVQILSFTSPHDACQLSLISTMVRDAAVSDLLWEKFLPSDYREIIERLVLPIVFASKKELFLKFFSPLLIDGGSKSFSIDRATSKKCYMLSARELSITWSTNPLYWCWKPLLHSRFPEGVELIMVCWLEIKGKINTRMLSPRTTYGAYLIVNLAGRAFGLDSLPSEVSVNVDNHESKGIVYLRRNYANNRKQELEMVLMRHRVETLRSRVDRGGQERSLCERADGWLEVELGEFYCDGVNHKEVTMCLKEVKGEHLKGGLIVEGVELRPK